The following coding sequences are from one Nicotiana tabacum cultivar K326 chromosome 1, ASM71507v2, whole genome shotgun sequence window:
- the LOC107806071 gene encoding E3 ubiquitin-protein ligase AIRP2-like isoform X2: protein MYTGGLGGPMRKSFKDSLKVLEADIQHANTLASDFSGEYDGACLQMRMSYSPAAHVFLFLVQWTDCHLAGALGLLRILIYKVYVDGTTTMSTHERKASIREFYAVIYPSLLQLERGVTDSEDKKQKAVCLERYRRRDDEDYRQAYDLDIEREDECGICMEMNNKFVLPNCNHVMCLKCYREWKIVTTCSESNLLSIK, encoded by the exons ATGTATACCGGAGGATTAGGAGGGCCAATGCGAAAATCATTCAAGGATTCTCTTAAAGTTCTTGAAGCTGATATTCAACATGCTAATACTCT TGCATCTGACTTTTCCGGGGAGTATGATGGAGCTTGCTTACAGATGCGAATGTCCTACAGTCCTGCGGCACACGTCTTCCTTTTCTTAGTGCAATGGACTGATTGCCATCTCGCCGGTGCCCTTGGTTTGTTGAGAATTCTTATTTACAAG GTATATGTCGATGGCACCACAACCATGTCAACTCATGAAAGGAAAGCAAGCATTAGGGAGTTCTATG CTGTTATTTATCCCTCTTTACTTCAACTTGAAAGAGGTGTGACGGACTCGGAAGACAAAAAGCAAAAAGCAGTTTGCCTGGAGAGATACAGGAGACGAGATGATGAGGATTACAGACAAGCTTATGATTTGGACATTGAAAGGGAAGATGAATGTGGAATCTGTATGGAAATGAACAACAAATTTGTCCTTCCCAACTGCAATCATGTCATGTGCTTGAAATGCTATCGCGAATG GAAAATTGTAACCACTTGCAGTGAGAGCAATTTGTTAAGCATCAAATAG
- the LOC107806071 gene encoding E3 ubiquitin-protein ligase AIRP2-like isoform X1: MYTGGLGGPMRKSFKDSLKVLEADIQHANTLASDFSGEYDGACLQMRMSYSPAAHVFLFLVQWTDCHLAGALGLLRILIYKVYVDGTTTMSTHERKASIREFYAVIYPSLLQLERGVTDSEDKKQKAVCLERYRRRDDEDYRQAYDLDIEREDECGICMEMNNKFVLPNCNHVMCLKCYREWRSRSQSCPFCRDSLKRVSSGDLWVYMDSKDAVDMTTITRENLRRLFMYIDKLPLMVPDNVFDTYDTHLR; this comes from the exons ATGTATACCGGAGGATTAGGAGGGCCAATGCGAAAATCATTCAAGGATTCTCTTAAAGTTCTTGAAGCTGATATTCAACATGCTAATACTCT TGCATCTGACTTTTCCGGGGAGTATGATGGAGCTTGCTTACAGATGCGAATGTCCTACAGTCCTGCGGCACACGTCTTCCTTTTCTTAGTGCAATGGACTGATTGCCATCTCGCCGGTGCCCTTGGTTTGTTGAGAATTCTTATTTACAAG GTATATGTCGATGGCACCACAACCATGTCAACTCATGAAAGGAAAGCAAGCATTAGGGAGTTCTATG CTGTTATTTATCCCTCTTTACTTCAACTTGAAAGAGGTGTGACGGACTCGGAAGACAAAAAGCAAAAAGCAGTTTGCCTGGAGAGATACAGGAGACGAGATGATGAGGATTACAGACAAGCTTATGATTTGGACATTGAAAGGGAAGATGAATGTGGAATCTGTATGGAAATGAACAACAAATTTGTCCTTCCCAACTGCAATCATGTCATGTGCTTGAAATGCTATCGCGAATG GCGTTCGAGGTCACAGTCATGCCCCTTTTGCCGCGACAGCCTGAAAAGGGTGAGCTCGGGGGATCTGTGGGTATATATGGACAGCAAAGATGCGGTGGACATGACAACAATTACGAGAGAGAATCTGAGAAGGCTGTTCATGTATATAGACAAGTTGCCATTGATGGTGCCGGATAATGTTTTTGACACATATGATACTCATCTAAGGTAG